A DNA window from Amycolatopsis sp. DSM 110486 contains the following coding sequences:
- a CDS encoding ATP-dependent Clp protease proteolytic subunit, whose translation MSNYRLPGDFRAPQTPQSRYILPSYVERTSYGVKESNPYNKLYEERTIFLGVQVDDASANDVMAQLLHLEHEDPDRDISIYINSPGGSFTSLMAIYDTMQYIRPDISTVCLGQAASAAAVLLAAGTPGKRMALPNARVLIHQPATEGTYGQVSDLEIQANEIQRVRRQMEVILAKHTNKEPDQIRADIERDKILTADEAKAYGLIDEVLPYRKASAN comes from the coding sequence ATGAGCAATTACCGGCTCCCGGGTGACTTCCGGGCTCCGCAGACTCCTCAGTCGCGGTACATCCTGCCGTCGTACGTCGAGCGGACGAGCTACGGCGTCAAGGAGTCCAACCCGTACAACAAGCTGTACGAGGAGCGGACGATCTTCCTCGGCGTGCAGGTGGACGACGCGTCGGCCAACGACGTGATGGCCCAGCTGCTGCACCTCGAGCACGAGGACCCGGACCGCGACATCAGCATCTACATCAACTCCCCGGGTGGGTCGTTCACGTCGCTGATGGCGATCTACGACACCATGCAGTACATCCGCCCGGACATCTCCACGGTGTGCCTCGGCCAGGCCGCTTCGGCCGCCGCGGTGCTGCTGGCGGCCGGCACGCCGGGCAAGCGCATGGCGCTGCCCAACGCGCGCGTGCTGATCCACCAGCCGGCCACCGAGGGCACCTACGGGCAGGTCTCGGACCTGGAGATCCAGGCCAACGAGATCCAGCGCGTGCGCCGCCAGATGGAGGTCATCCTGGCGAAGCACACGAACAAGGAGCCCGACCAGATCAGGGCCGACATCGAGCGGGACAAGATCCTGACCGCCGACGAGGCCAAGGCCTACGGCCTGATCGACGAGGTCCTTCCGTACCGGAAGGCCTCCGCCAACTGA
- a CDS encoding ClpP family protease: protein MKQHMPEGRTGTSGLTLTDSVFERLLQERIVVLGSEVNDEIANRITAQLLLLDADDGESDIRFYINSPGGSVTAGFAIYDTMQLIRPDVATYAMGMAASMGQFLLSSGTPGKRYALPHARILMHQPSAGVGGTASDIAIQADLYNKWKQELARITAEQTGQTTEQIVKDGDRDRWFTAQEAKEYGFVDHVLSAGITSNN from the coding sequence GTGAAGCAGCACATGCCCGAGGGGCGGACCGGCACCTCCGGACTCACCCTCACCGACTCGGTGTTCGAGCGGTTGCTCCAGGAGCGCATCGTCGTCCTCGGCTCCGAGGTCAACGACGAGATCGCCAACCGGATCACCGCGCAGCTGTTGCTGCTCGACGCGGACGACGGTGAGTCCGACATCCGGTTCTACATCAACTCGCCGGGTGGCTCGGTCACCGCCGGGTTCGCCATCTACGACACCATGCAGCTGATCCGCCCGGACGTCGCCACGTACGCCATGGGCATGGCGGCCTCGATGGGGCAGTTCCTGCTCTCGTCGGGCACGCCGGGCAAGCGGTACGCGCTCCCGCACGCCAGGATCCTGATGCACCAGCCGTCGGCGGGTGTCGGCGGTACCGCGTCCGACATCGCGATCCAGGCGGATCTGTACAACAAGTGGAAGCAGGAGCTCGCCCGCATCACGGCCGAGCAGACCGGGCAGACCACCGAACAGATCGTCAAGGACGGCGACCGCGACCGCTGGTTCACGGCGCAGGAGGCGAAGGAATACGGCTTCGTCGACCACGTGCTGTCGGCCGGCATCACCTCGAACAACTGA